In Salana multivorans, a single genomic region encodes these proteins:
- a CDS encoding protein kinase domain-containing protein: MADDDWAPAAPSPLAQVVRPEESATSGAPQVQVPGYADLVEVARGGDSIVFRARQLSVDRAVAIKVVQTQGEADAARFERELRITVRLGRQHPHIVTVIDTTTTTTGQPCLVMEFHDLGSLHDRLRATGPLPVSDVVTAGTAVADALAFAHANGVLHRDVKPQNVLVLPTSYVLSDFGIARMADAGHTATLERFSYRHASPQVLDGLAPTEADDLWSLGSTLFTLLDGRSPFASPDPDDDTALSYLRRVRLGERRTLDRDDVPRELADLIAACLRADRDARPASATEVLRTLRGIRTEDRSWQPDGTTARAGGLDAADDGDAARAGHRTPTVEVEPPSTTETGWAPAAASAITETPGSPATSSAPPAVRAPSPAPANADADADADADADARVAPEVAPSVLAHVARQRQLPVVEEASHTGLLSPAPPGDDVTAADDAAPAERRSASPARRALAFLGGALLVGIAIGAGALVVERLSAPPEDDASTQPSVIPSATGPIETNAPIDVEVSNPALAPIDPVLVDNGTSVELSWTAPQQDADYYLVLQLDEGSSPKAVSDILSPVLTKVTIEGLDPDGRACFAVVGLNADMTDRGVSGEVCRTP; the protein is encoded by the coding sequence GTGGCGGATGACGACTGGGCGCCAGCCGCACCGAGCCCGCTGGCGCAGGTGGTGCGGCCCGAGGAGTCAGCGACCTCGGGCGCCCCGCAGGTCCAGGTCCCCGGCTACGCCGACCTCGTGGAGGTCGCCCGCGGCGGTGACTCGATCGTGTTCCGCGCGCGTCAGCTCAGCGTGGACCGCGCCGTCGCCATCAAGGTCGTGCAGACGCAGGGCGAGGCCGACGCCGCGCGGTTCGAGCGCGAGCTGCGGATCACCGTCCGGCTCGGCCGCCAGCACCCGCACATCGTCACCGTCATCGACACCACCACGACGACGACGGGGCAGCCCTGCCTCGTCATGGAGTTCCACGACCTCGGCTCCCTGCACGACCGGCTGCGGGCCACGGGACCGCTCCCGGTCTCCGACGTGGTCACGGCCGGCACCGCGGTGGCCGACGCGCTCGCCTTCGCGCACGCGAACGGCGTGCTGCACCGCGACGTCAAGCCCCAGAACGTCCTGGTCCTGCCCACCTCCTACGTGCTGTCCGACTTCGGCATCGCGCGGATGGCCGACGCCGGTCACACCGCGACGCTCGAGCGGTTCAGCTATCGCCACGCCAGCCCCCAGGTGCTCGACGGGCTCGCGCCGACCGAGGCGGACGACCTGTGGTCGCTCGGCTCGACGCTGTTCACGCTCCTCGACGGGCGCTCGCCGTTCGCCTCGCCCGACCCGGACGACGACACGGCCCTGTCCTACCTGCGGCGCGTCCGGCTGGGCGAGCGCCGCACGCTCGACCGCGACGACGTGCCGAGGGAGCTCGCCGACCTCATCGCCGCCTGCCTGCGGGCCGATCGCGACGCTCGCCCGGCGTCCGCGACCGAGGTGCTGCGCACCCTGCGCGGCATCCGCACCGAGGATCGCTCGTGGCAGCCGGACGGGACCACCGCGCGGGCGGGCGGGCTCGACGCTGCGGACGACGGAGACGCGGCCCGCGCGGGCCACCGGACTCCGACGGTCGAGGTCGAGCCACCGTCGACGACGGAGACCGGCTGGGCTCCAGCCGCCGCATCGGCGATCACCGAGACGCCCGGCTCTCCGGCGACGTCGTCCGCACCGCCGGCCGTCCGAGCCCCTTCCCCCGCGCCCGCAAACGCCGACGCCGACGCCGACGCCGACGCCGACGCCGACGCCAGGGTCGCACCCGAGGTGGCGCCATCGGTCCTGGCCCACGTGGCACGACAGCGCCAGCTCCCCGTCGTCGAGGAGGCCAGCCACACCGGGCTCCTGTCCCCCGCTCCCCCGGGCGACGACGTCACGGCGGCGGACGACGCGGCCCCGGCCGAGCGACGCTCCGCCTCACCCGCACGGCGCGCCCTCGCCTTCCTCGGCGGGGCCCTGCTGGTCGGGATCGCCATCGGAGCCGGTGCGCTGGTCGTCGAGCGCCTGTCGGCTCCGCCCGAGGACGACGCCAGCACCCAGCCCAGCGTCATTCCGTCCGCCACGGGCCCGATCGAGACGAACGCCCCGATCGACGTCGAGGTGAGCAACCCCGCGCTCGCCCCGATCGACCCGGTCCTCGTGGACAACGGGACCTCCGTCGAGCTGAGCTGGACGGCCCCGCAGCAGGACGCGGACTACTACCTCGTCCTCCAGCTCGACGAGGGCAGCAGCCCGAAGGCCGTCTCGGACATCCTGTCGCCCGTGCTGACGAAGGTGACGATCGAGGGGCTCGACCCCGACGGCCGGGCGTGCTTCGCGGTCGTCGGCCTGAATGCCGACATGACCGACCGCGGTGTCTCCGGCGAGGTCTGCCGCACCCCGTAG
- a CDS encoding DUF58 domain-containing protein, producing MRRLRLGPRGLAALACGALLLALGAWASYPGLVGLGVALLLAVAVGVVGVVVPIPVELRRSVRPVRVPRLSDCVATLSVRNTSGWLPVAASGYDLVAGRRLRFDLPRLAPGASERTELPIPTHRRGEIEFGPLTLHRSALADLAEVSQVYGERTTVVVEPRILDAAGLPAGTRRGHAGADERIAHGGTDLVALREYLPGDDLRRLHWATSARRGALMVREDADPSAPHLTVLLDDRAGSYAGEGFEEAVDVAASLLAAAAAEASPSRVVTRSGGLDVATTAPPAGTPTGIDPELLGRLALLGTVEGDGTGPRPFAGSPDILVIVTGAGAGLAELLAEAGAAPVGVIAVVDDDPDRLVGATQGVTVLRGPRAEEIVHAWRAAVAR from the coding sequence GTGCGCCGACTCCGCCTCGGCCCGCGCGGGCTGGCCGCCCTCGCGTGCGGCGCGCTGCTGCTCGCCCTCGGCGCGTGGGCGTCCTACCCCGGTCTGGTCGGGCTGGGCGTCGCCCTGCTCCTGGCCGTGGCGGTCGGCGTCGTCGGCGTCGTCGTCCCGATCCCCGTGGAGCTGCGCCGCTCCGTGCGTCCCGTCCGCGTGCCGCGGCTGTCGGACTGCGTGGCCACGCTGAGCGTGCGCAACACCTCCGGCTGGCTGCCGGTCGCGGCCTCGGGGTACGACCTCGTCGCGGGGCGGAGGCTGCGGTTCGACCTGCCGCGGCTGGCGCCGGGGGCCAGCGAGCGCACGGAGCTGCCGATCCCGACGCACCGGCGCGGGGAGATCGAGTTCGGGCCGCTGACGCTGCACCGCTCGGCCCTGGCCGACCTCGCCGAGGTGAGCCAGGTCTACGGCGAGCGCACCACCGTCGTCGTCGAGCCGCGGATCCTCGACGCGGCCGGGCTGCCGGCCGGCACCCGTCGCGGCCACGCGGGCGCTGACGAGCGGATCGCGCACGGCGGCACCGACCTGGTCGCGCTGCGCGAGTACCTGCCGGGCGACGACCTGCGCCGGCTCCACTGGGCGACCAGCGCGCGCCGCGGCGCCCTCATGGTGCGCGAGGACGCCGACCCGTCCGCTCCGCACCTCACCGTCCTGCTGGACGACCGAGCCGGGTCGTACGCCGGCGAGGGGTTCGAGGAGGCGGTCGACGTGGCCGCGTCGCTGCTCGCGGCGGCCGCCGCCGAGGCGAGCCCGAGCCGCGTGGTCACCCGCAGCGGGGGGCTCGACGTCGCCACGACCGCGCCGCCGGCCGGCACCCCGACCGGGATCGACCCGGAGCTGCTGGGCCGGCTCGCGCTGCTCGGGACGGTCGAGGGCGACGGCACCGGCCCGCGGCCGTTCGCCGGGTCGCCGGACATCCTCGTGATCGTGACGGGAGCCGGGGCGGGTCTCGCCGAGCTGCTCGCCGAGGCCGGGGCGGCCCCCGTCGGCGTCATCGCGGTCGTCGACGACGACCCGGACCGCCTGGTCGGCGCGACGCAGGGGGTCACGGTGCTGCGGGGGCCGCGCGCCGAGGAGATCGTGCACGCGTGGCGCGCGGCGGTGGCCAGGTGA
- a CDS encoding fibronectin type III domain-containing protein, with amino-acid sequence MTTSKDSRRGGAGRRGATRPARGATTRPTRWWSRLTRRGGGGRERGMVEAGTAAAGGLLVMGAVLGNGIASTVMDMSDGQTWLNGGEGSVVQVNAANGQAEYRLVIGENGERLAIVQHDGYVVVTNLDTGVITTIDLSTLLVSGSRASDGRTETLIGGGLMVLASLESGTVVVVDPLTLEPLSYPYRAQERLADAAIDREGSVWIVTEAGELRRLEYGERVREFSVSLERPVAAAGPATALVPHDRGVTVFAPDGGAVLQVGAGSDLAASVPDLQGRVAAADVSPANLVPASVTERGLVFLVSDRDLVQVDVASQGCERPLQPAVFSERVYVPCGGLGRVIVLDARGRPAAADIVVPGGGDPELVVDDGHLIVHDPDDDRIVLVQPDGSTRVTDGNGVDVPTVTPDQPEPQPAIAPTTRPVTTPRPPAVTPPALVPPADPRTPDPSDGGTDPTDPPDPLDPTDPGDGTGPTVPGDDPTAGDPRRVPSGVRASVDGEGVVEVTWTAPDVTPASYLVRSSDGLAQERVPASATTATLTGLVCGSDVGITVIAEHADDTFASAGTTVRTPACVSPPPASELTPSAVVAERAGDDVVVGWTAPAVAPTQYTVTGGGRTVTVPGGETSLVLADVACGGTIRATVTAVHASAGTYAASSAGRADPCPVDPADLRPRSVTATRVGTTDQFTVTWQAPVVAPQGYRISGNGIDQAVAAGATTASVTVACGAPVVLTVTAEHADGGSGAAQAPSVPHECAPTQPPLTAPGSVQAVQQGADGVLVTWSPSNPAAEEYVVRPSSGGTVSAGTSTQAVVAGLAPGTYSFTVEARRGGESATSAASNAVTITPPATVPGAVGPSASASHGSADRVDVTVSWSAPADGGSPITGYEVNANGGGWQSVGGTSYDFSVSCGGQALCVSGGSVPVEVRAVNAVGAGPAGSTSASVGSNPYLPRDGDPVLVDGSSVDTDDGQVTVWIDYVPTAAWASFGGTCTVTVSGSSTTIPCGSSARVASRNGQITAGADVSATITASGNGVNASSSGWSFVGGQGWCNPRTGICYDPVSSPGDHVTIVPAPWAPPVVPNPPVLVAGVGLILGAGALRTHRHLTAAGAPAEPVPAPADPFPTPEPNTDHDSDHDTTKDPA; translated from the coding sequence GTGACCACCTCGAAGGACAGCCGACGCGGCGGCGCGGGTCGCCGCGGCGCCACCCGCCCGGCTCGCGGCGCCACCACCCGCCCCACGCGCTGGTGGTCGCGCCTGACGCGTCGCGGCGGCGGCGGTCGCGAGCGCGGCATGGTCGAGGCCGGGACGGCCGCGGCCGGCGGCCTGCTCGTCATGGGCGCCGTGCTCGGCAACGGCATCGCGTCCACCGTCATGGACATGTCGGACGGGCAGACGTGGCTCAACGGCGGTGAGGGCTCCGTCGTCCAGGTGAACGCCGCCAACGGCCAGGCGGAGTACCGCCTCGTCATCGGCGAGAACGGCGAGCGGCTGGCCATCGTGCAGCACGACGGCTACGTCGTCGTCACCAACCTCGACACGGGCGTCATCACGACGATCGACCTCAGCACGCTCCTGGTCAGCGGCAGCCGCGCCTCCGACGGTCGCACCGAGACGCTCATCGGCGGCGGGCTCATGGTGCTGGCCTCGCTGGAGTCCGGCACGGTCGTCGTCGTCGACCCCCTGACGCTCGAGCCGCTGTCCTACCCCTACCGGGCGCAGGAGCGGCTGGCGGACGCGGCGATCGACCGCGAGGGCTCCGTCTGGATCGTCACGGAGGCGGGCGAGCTGCGACGGCTCGAGTACGGCGAGCGGGTCCGCGAGTTCTCCGTCTCGCTCGAGCGGCCCGTCGCCGCCGCCGGTCCGGCGACGGCCCTCGTGCCGCACGACCGCGGCGTCACGGTGTTCGCCCCCGACGGGGGCGCGGTGCTCCAGGTGGGCGCCGGGTCCGACCTGGCCGCCTCCGTCCCCGACCTCCAGGGACGGGTGGCTGCCGCCGACGTCTCCCCGGCCAACCTCGTCCCCGCCTCGGTCACCGAGCGCGGCCTCGTGTTCCTCGTGAGCGACCGCGACCTCGTCCAGGTCGACGTCGCCTCGCAGGGGTGCGAGCGTCCGCTCCAGCCCGCGGTGTTCAGCGAGCGGGTCTACGTCCCGTGCGGTGGGCTCGGTCGCGTCATCGTCCTCGACGCGCGCGGCCGACCGGCCGCGGCCGACATCGTGGTGCCGGGCGGTGGCGACCCGGAGCTCGTCGTCGACGATGGCCACCTCATCGTCCACGACCCCGACGACGACCGCATCGTCCTGGTCCAGCCCGACGGAAGCACCCGGGTGACCGATGGGAACGGTGTCGACGTGCCGACGGTGACGCCGGACCAGCCCGAGCCGCAGCCCGCGATCGCACCGACGACGCGACCCGTGACGACCCCCCGGCCGCCGGCCGTCACGCCGCCGGCCCTCGTGCCGCCGGCCGACCCCCGCACCCCCGACCCGTCCGACGGCGGGACCGACCCGACCGACCCGCCGGACCCCCTCGACCCGACGGACCCCGGTGACGGGACCGGGCCGACGGTCCCCGGGGACGACCCGACGGCGGGCGACCCCCGGCGCGTCCCGTCCGGCGTGCGCGCGTCCGTCGACGGCGAGGGCGTCGTCGAGGTCACCTGGACCGCGCCGGACGTGACGCCCGCGAGCTACCTGGTGCGCTCCTCCGACGGCCTCGCCCAGGAGCGCGTCCCCGCGTCGGCCACGACGGCGACCCTCACCGGCCTGGTGTGCGGCTCCGACGTCGGGATCACCGTCATCGCCGAGCACGCCGACGACACGTTCGCCTCCGCCGGCACCACCGTGCGGACGCCGGCCTGCGTGAGCCCGCCGCCCGCGAGCGAGCTGACCCCGTCGGCGGTCGTCGCCGAGCGCGCGGGCGACGACGTCGTCGTCGGGTGGACCGCCCCCGCCGTCGCGCCGACCCAGTACACGGTCACCGGCGGGGGACGGACCGTGACCGTCCCCGGCGGCGAGACGAGCCTCGTGCTCGCCGACGTCGCGTGCGGTGGCACGATCCGCGCGACGGTCACGGCCGTGCACGCGAGCGCCGGGACGTACGCCGCCTCCTCCGCTGGACGCGCCGACCCCTGCCCGGTGGACCCGGCGGACCTGCGACCCAGGTCCGTCACGGCGACCCGGGTCGGCACGACCGACCAGTTCACGGTCACCTGGCAGGCGCCCGTCGTCGCGCCGCAGGGGTACCGGATCTCGGGCAACGGGATCGACCAGGCCGTCGCGGCCGGGGCGACCACCGCCAGCGTCACGGTCGCGTGCGGTGCGCCGGTCGTGCTGACGGTCACGGCCGAGCACGCCGACGGCGGGTCGGGGGCGGCGCAGGCGCCGTCGGTGCCGCACGAGTGCGCGCCGACGCAGCCCCCGCTGACCGCGCCCGGCTCCGTCCAGGCGGTCCAGCAGGGCGCCGACGGCGTCCTGGTGACGTGGAGCCCGTCGAACCCGGCCGCCGAGGAGTACGTGGTGCGGCCGAGCTCGGGCGGCACCGTCTCGGCGGGGACCTCGACGCAGGCCGTGGTCGCGGGGCTGGCCCCCGGGACGTACTCGTTCACGGTCGAGGCGCGCCGGGGCGGCGAGAGCGCGACCTCGGCGGCGAGCAACGCGGTCACCATCACGCCGCCGGCGACCGTCCCGGGCGCCGTCGGCCCGTCCGCGTCGGCCTCGCACGGGTCGGCGGACCGGGTCGACGTCACGGTCTCCTGGTCGGCCCCCGCGGACGGTGGCTCGCCGATCACCGGGTACGAGGTGAACGCGAACGGCGGCGGCTGGCAGAGCGTCGGCGGCACGTCGTACGACTTCTCGGTCTCCTGCGGCGGCCAGGCGCTGTGCGTGAGCGGCGGCAGCGTTCCCGTCGAGGTGCGCGCGGTCAACGCCGTGGGCGCCGGACCCGCCGGCAGCACGTCGGCCTCGGTCGGCTCGAACCCGTACCTGCCCAGGGACGGGGACCCCGTCCTCGTCGACGGCAGCAGCGTCGACACCGACGACGGTCAGGTCACCGTCTGGATCGACTACGTCCCGACGGCGGCGTGGGCGAGCTTCGGCGGGACGTGCACCGTGACCGTCTCGGGCAGCTCGACGACGATCCCGTGCGGCAGCTCCGCGCGGGTCGCGAGCCGCAACGGCCAGATCACGGCCGGCGCCGACGTCAGCGCGACGATCACGGCCAGCGGCAACGGCGTCAACGCCTCGAGCTCGGGGTGGTCCTTCGTCGGCGGCCAGGGCTGGTGCAACCCCCGCACCGGCATCTGCTACGACCCGGTCAGCTCGCCCGGCGACCACGTCACGATCGTCCCCGCCCCGTGGGCCCCGCCGGTCGTGCCGAACCCGCCGGTCCTGGTCGCCGGGGTCGGGCTGATCCTCGGCGCCGGGGCGCTCCGCACGCACCGTCACCTCACGGCGGCCGGGGCGCCGGCGGAGCCGGTTCCCGCGCCGGCCGATCCCTTCCCCACCCCCGAACCGAACACCGACCACGACTCCGACCACGACACGACGAAGGACCCCGCATGA
- a CDS encoding transglutaminase-like domain-containing protein codes for MARGGGQVSGRAARTSQAAAASGTAATSGTAARTSQAAAASGTAAARGTARRVVIPLWSLAVLLTSLSPLAAGYASPMSFAVLAACVVLPFGIVALGTACRVPRWAVATVTIMLGALVALVFAARVDGDAAMLPAWRASPAFEALGPLIDAVPRLLTAPRPAPPDPSLLVPAGLLVWIVATAVAAAATVARRAGVAPLLGVVTLHVAGALLTAGRGDAMGVSALATAVVLLLGWVVLPDRAGAPREDRGSSSSSSAAPATAAASVPTAATRARPRPGVLLPGIVALVVATFALTASVVPGTDPFEPRTLVAPPRLPAGAANPVPEMAVWSQRGDDVVFTVTAVEGVLPERLALATLPDFDGAAWRVDAELRAMGVVAEPDTPPAVATRTATYELTPGDLAGPWVPSAGRATEATGASVLVDLDTGTLVAPGGWTEQLIVTTTLDAPAAAAIGRASVPEAAGFERYLELPRAPGWFGDASAIATTDVSSRWEQVLRIADAVRYDTVRLDASGQERTLDDGARSGSSYARLTQFLTAAPEDGGQVGTSEQFATSFAVLARTLGIPSRVVAGFEVPGAGEATTVQVTGADARVWAEVYLSRVGWVAVDPGPESSVSTELPPPEAEDGTGDDPGPQPEEEQTEPTTTAQDDLLPPGGGGAVVWGLAGGAAALAAAGVVGLGLARVGRRSRWRGAGARGAWARVEDSMRLAGLPVPAGATAPELVAALPVEAAEAGRAVADAAEASAFGPAGGGVDSDGSALDAWGRAGDVERELRAGASPARRLLWNLSPRVWRR; via the coding sequence GTGGCGCGCGGCGGTGGCCAGGTGAGCGGGCGGGCGGCGAGGACGTCGCAGGCCGCGGCCGCGAGCGGGACGGCGGCGACGAGCGGGACGGCGGCGAGGACGTCGCAGGCCGCAGCCGCGAGCGGGACGGCGGCGGCGCGCGGGACCGCCCGACGCGTCGTCATCCCGCTGTGGTCGCTGGCCGTCCTGCTGACCTCGCTGTCGCCGCTGGCCGCCGGCTACGCGTCGCCGATGTCGTTCGCGGTCCTCGCGGCCTGCGTCGTGCTCCCGTTCGGGATCGTGGCGCTCGGGACGGCCTGCCGGGTGCCGCGGTGGGCCGTCGCGACCGTCACGATCATGCTCGGCGCGCTCGTCGCGCTGGTGTTCGCCGCGCGGGTCGACGGCGACGCGGCGATGCTGCCAGCCTGGCGCGCCAGTCCAGCGTTCGAGGCGCTCGGCCCGCTCATCGATGCCGTTCCCCGCCTGCTGACCGCCCCGCGCCCCGCGCCGCCCGACCCGAGCCTCCTCGTCCCGGCCGGCCTGCTCGTCTGGATCGTCGCGACGGCGGTCGCCGCGGCCGCGACGGTGGCCCGGCGCGCCGGCGTCGCCCCGCTGCTCGGGGTGGTCACGCTGCACGTGGCCGGCGCCCTGCTCACGGCGGGGCGCGGCGACGCCATGGGGGTGTCGGCGCTCGCGACCGCCGTCGTCCTGCTGCTCGGCTGGGTCGTCCTGCCGGACCGGGCCGGCGCGCCGCGCGAGGACCGGGGCTCGTCTTCCTCCTCGTCGGCTGCGCCGGCGACGGCCGCTGCGTCGGTCCCGACCGCTGCGACCCGGGCGCGGCCCCGCCCCGGGGTCCTGCTGCCGGGCATCGTCGCCCTGGTCGTCGCGACGTTCGCGCTCACGGCCAGCGTCGTCCCCGGGACGGACCCGTTCGAGCCCCGCACGCTGGTCGCGCCGCCGCGGCTGCCGGCCGGCGCCGCCAACCCCGTGCCCGAGATGGCCGTGTGGAGCCAGCGCGGCGACGACGTCGTGTTCACCGTCACCGCCGTCGAGGGTGTGCTCCCGGAGCGGCTCGCGCTCGCCACGCTGCCCGACTTCGACGGCGCCGCGTGGCGCGTGGACGCGGAGCTGCGCGCCATGGGCGTCGTCGCCGAGCCGGACACGCCGCCGGCCGTCGCGACGCGCACGGCGACGTACGAGCTGACGCCCGGCGACCTGGCCGGTCCGTGGGTGCCCTCGGCCGGGCGGGCGACCGAGGCGACGGGCGCGAGCGTCCTCGTGGACCTCGACACCGGGACCCTCGTCGCGCCCGGCGGGTGGACCGAGCAGCTCATCGTCACGACGACGCTCGACGCCCCCGCCGCCGCGGCGATCGGGCGGGCGAGCGTGCCGGAGGCGGCCGGGTTCGAGCGCTACCTCGAGCTCCCGCGTGCGCCGGGCTGGTTCGGCGACGCGTCGGCCATCGCGACGACCGACGTGTCCAGCCGGTGGGAGCAGGTCCTCCGCATCGCGGACGCGGTTCGCTACGACACGGTCCGCCTCGACGCGAGCGGGCAGGAGCGGACGCTCGACGACGGTGCCCGGTCGGGGTCGTCCTACGCCCGGCTGACCCAGTTCCTCACGGCGGCGCCCGAGGACGGCGGCCAGGTCGGGACCAGCGAGCAGTTCGCGACGTCGTTCGCCGTCCTGGCACGCACGCTCGGCATCCCGTCGCGCGTCGTGGCCGGGTTCGAGGTGCCGGGGGCCGGCGAGGCGACGACGGTCCAGGTGACCGGTGCCGATGCGCGCGTCTGGGCGGAGGTCTACCTCTCCCGCGTCGGCTGGGTGGCGGTCGACCCGGGACCGGAGTCGTCCGTCAGCACCGAGCTGCCGCCGCCCGAGGCCGAGGACGGGACGGGCGACGACCCCGGCCCGCAGCCGGAGGAGGAGCAGACGGAGCCGACCACCACGGCGCAGGACGACCTCCTTCCGCCGGGCGGTGGCGGCGCCGTCGTGTGGGGCCTCGCCGGTGGTGCCGCGGCGCTCGCGGCGGCGGGAGTCGTCGGGCTCGGGCTGGCTCGCGTCGGGCGACGGTCGCGGTGGCGCGGGGCGGGCGCCCGCGGGGCGTGGGCCCGGGTGGAGGACTCGATGAGGCTGGCCGGGCTGCCGGTCCCGGCGGGGGCGACGGCACCCGAGCTGGTCGCCGCGCTGCCGGTCGAGGCCGCCGAGGCCGGGCGCGCGGTCGCCGACGCGGCCGAGGCGAGCGCGTTCGGGCCGGCCGGGGGTGGGGTGGACTCCGACGGATCGGCGCTCGACGCGTGGGGGCGCGCCGGGGACGTGGAGCGGGAGCTCAGGGCCGGCGCGAGCCCGGCCCGCCGGCTGCTCTGGAACCTCTCACCGCGGGTCTGGCGTCGCTGA
- a CDS encoding AAA family ATPase, which translates to MSTLSQEQVAAFRLLHTDVVDAVSAAVQGKRSVVELTVTCLFAGGHVLLEDVPGTGKTTLARSIAAALGGTSRRIQFTPDLLPADITGTAVFEPGTGEITFRPGPVFTHVLLADEINRAAAKTQSALLEVMAERTVTVDGIGHRVPDPFLVIATQNPIDLDGTYRLPEAQLDRFLARVSLGYPDAEHEIEVLRPGSEAGVVEHVREVTTPARVAELTVALRGVHVADPLLAYVRAIGAATRQEERLRLGASTRALRGLIAAAQTFAASQGRHYVVPSDVQRLAEPVLAHRLIPTRDAVLAGEDTAAIVAEVVQGVEAPRPVPA; encoded by the coding sequence ATGAGCACCCTGAGCCAGGAGCAGGTGGCCGCGTTCCGGCTGCTGCACACCGACGTCGTCGATGCCGTGAGCGCGGCCGTCCAGGGCAAGAGGAGCGTGGTCGAGCTGACCGTCACGTGCCTGTTCGCCGGCGGGCACGTGCTGCTCGAGGACGTGCCGGGGACCGGCAAGACGACGCTCGCCCGATCGATCGCCGCCGCGCTCGGCGGCACCTCGCGCCGCATCCAGTTCACGCCCGACCTGCTGCCGGCCGACATCACCGGGACGGCGGTCTTCGAGCCGGGGACGGGCGAGATCACCTTCCGTCCCGGTCCGGTCTTCACCCACGTCCTGCTCGCCGACGAGATCAACCGCGCCGCGGCCAAGACCCAGTCGGCGCTGCTCGAGGTGATGGCCGAGCGGACCGTGACGGTGGACGGGATCGGTCACCGGGTTCCCGACCCGTTCCTCGTCATCGCGACCCAGAACCCGATCGACCTGGACGGGACCTACCGGCTTCCCGAGGCGCAGCTCGACCGGTTCCTCGCCCGGGTCAGCCTCGGCTACCCCGACGCGGAGCACGAGATCGAGGTGCTGCGCCCGGGCAGCGAGGCGGGCGTCGTCGAGCACGTCCGGGAGGTCACGACGCCGGCCCGCGTGGCGGAGCTGACCGTCGCCCTGCGCGGCGTCCACGTCGCCGACCCCCTGCTCGCGTACGTGCGCGCGATCGGCGCGGCGACCCGCCAGGAGGAGCGGCTCCGGCTCGGCGCGAGCACCCGCGCGCTGCGCGGCCTCATCGCGGCCGCCCAGACGTTCGCCGCGTCGCAGGGACGCCACTACGTCGTCCCCAGCGACGTCCAGCGTCTTGCCGAGCCGGTTCTCGCGCACCGGCTCATCCCGACGCGGGACGCGGTCCTCGCCGGGGAGGACACCGCGGCGATCGTCGCCGAGGTGGTGCAGGGCGTGGAGGCGCCGCGGCCGGTGCCGGCATGA